Genomic DNA from Alistipes indistinctus YIT 12060:
TTCAATACGAGTTTGTGGACGGTTTTCATCGGGTCTTCATTCTGCGCTTGAGACGAACAAAGGTAATCGTTTTTACGGCAATAAGCGTAACGGTCAGCACAAATATTGTGGATGCGCCCGAAGGTATGTTGGTCTGGTAACTGATATAGAGGCCGGCGAATGCGCTCAGTGCGGCGATAACCGATCCGTAGAGGAGTATCCGTCCGAACGATTTGGAAATCAGGTTGCCGATCACCGCAGGGATGGTCAATAGCGAGATCAGCAGGACGATCCCTACGACGCGGATCGAAATGACGATCGTGACGGCTACCAATGTGGCCATCAGGTAGCTGATCGTCCGTGTGGGGAAGTTCTGGCTCCGGGCGTATTCCCGGTCGAATGCGACGAACAGGATAGGATGGTACATCGTTCCGAATATCAGCAGTATGGCCAGGTCGACGACTCCCATCCAGAAGATGTCAGTCCCGGTGACGCTCAGGATATTGCCGAAAAGGAAACTCATCAGGTTCGGGGCATAGCCCGGTGTCAGGTAGATGAAGATAATGCCGATGGCCATACCCAGCGACCAGAGCAACCCGATAGCCGAATCTTCACGGATCTGTTTCCGGGCGGTGAACGTTTCGATGCCCAGTGCGGACAGAACGGCGAACAGCAACGCCCCCAGTAACGGGTTGGCCCCGAAGTAATAGGCCATACCAATCCCCCCGAACGATGCGTGCGTGATGCCACCGCTGAGGAATACGAGCCTCCGGCAGACCACATAGGTGCCGATCATGCCGCAGGCCACTCCGCAGAGCAAACAGGCCAACGCCGCATGGGTGAGGAATTTGTATTGGAAAATTTCTCCGATAAAGTCCATAGCCGGAATAAGAGTTACAAAACTACGGGTTTTTCGCGAAATAATAAGTGTATTTTTGTACATTTGTCGTCCGCTTCAAAAACGATTCCAAGATGTCTCCTGTGAAAAAAGTCGGGTTTTATACGCTCGGCTGCAAACTTAACTTCTCCGAAACCTCCACGATCGCCCGCGCTTTCGAACAGGGAGGATTCGTGCGTGCCGTCCGTGGCGAGAGGGCCGACATCTACGTGATTAACAGTTGCTCGGTAACGGAGCATGCCGATAAGAAGTGTCGGAATATCGTACGTCGTCTGATCAAAGAAAATCCCGGGGCGGTTGTCGTGGTAACGGGCTGTTATGCCCAACTCAAACCGCAGGAATTGGCCGCTATCGAAGGGGTAGATCTGGTGGTCGGCAACAACGATAAGGGAACTATTTTTGAACGTGTTGCTGCACTGGGTGCCAAACGGGGTGCTACCGTACATACTTGCGAGGCCGGGGAGTTGACCGGGTTTTTCGCTGCTTTTTCAACTGGCGACCGGACACGCTCGTTTCTCAAGGTGCAGGACGGCTGTGATTATCATTGCAGTTATTGTACGATTCCGTTGGCGCGCGGTGCGAGCCGCAACCTGCCGGTGGCCGATCTGGTGCGTGAGGCCGAAGCGATCGCAGCCAAAGGACAGCGCGAGATCGTGCTGACCGGGATTAACGTGGGTGATTTCGGCCGCACTACCGGGGAATCGTTCGTCGATCTGCTGCGTGCGCTGGACGCCGTCGGAGGAATCGACCGTTACCGGATTTCGTCGATCGAACCTAACCTGCTGACCGATGAAGTAATAGCCTTCACTGCCGGTTCGGATAAGTTCCAACCGCATTTTCATGTGCCGTTGCAAAGCGGGTGCGACCGGATTCTGGCATTGATGCGGCGGCGGTACAACACCGCACGGTTTGCCGAACGGATCGGGGCGGTCAGGGCGCAAATTCCCGGCGTTTTTTTCGGAATCGATGTGATTGTCGGCTTTCCCGGTGAAACGGATGAGGATTTTGAGGTCACCTGCCGGTTTCTCGAGGAGATTCGTCCGGCTTTCCTGCACGTATTCCCCTACTCTGTCCGCCCGAATACCCCGGCGGCGGAGATGGACGGGAAAGTGGCGCCGGATGTCGCGGCGCACCGGGTACAGCGCCTCGGCGAATTGTCATCGCGGCTTTATCGCAGTTTTTGTGCCGCGCAGCAGGGCCGTGAAGCCAAAGTGCTTTGGGAAAGCACCCGCCGCGGCGGGGATATGTTCGGCTTTACCGAGAATTATATCAAGGTGCGGACGCCTTTCGACCGCGAACGGATCAATACGATTACGCGTGTCCGGCTCGGGGCTTTGGATGCGGATGGCGTAGCGCAGGCAACTATTCTCAGTGAATGATGGCGAATCGTCGTCAAAAATTGTATATTTGTTCTAGCTGAATCAAACAAATTAAAGCGATTATGGGAATCAGGCAAAAAATTAGGCTTGGGTTTTTCGCGCTCGGACTGTTGCTTTTTTTCTCGGGGCTGATGTCCTATTTCGAACTGAATAAACTGAGCAATTCGACGCGTAACATGCTAGATGCCAGCCTGAAAAATATGGAGCTCTCGAAGGAGATGCTCGATGCCGTGCAGGATCAGAATACGGCGCTGCTGCAGATAATGGTAACGGGCAGTGCGGAGTATGATTCGTTGTTGTTCGCAGGACGTGCCAAGTTCGATGCGGCCATCCGCGAGGCCAAGATTTCCATCCGCGACCTGCGGGGGCTTGACTCGATCTATGCGGCCAACGTGCAGTATACCGGCGTAATCAATAATTTTTTCGACAACCGCGCGAAGACCGGGCGCAGCGATATGAATTGGTTTGTGGGCGTTTATAAAACATCCTATTATGACCTGACGGCTTCGATCAAAAACTTTATGGTGTCGTCGCAGAGCGTGATGGATGCCAAAACCGCCCAACTCGAAAGCAACGCTTACCGGGCGATTATGCCGGGAATTATAGCGTTGGCTATAGCGATCATCATTATCGTGATGTTCTCCTATTTCATCGATCTGTATTATGTAAGGCCTGTGCTGAAAATTACCGAAGGGCTGCACAATTACCTCAATTCCAAGATTCCGTTCAAGATCACGATGGAGGGACGCGATGAGGTGCATAAACTCAAAGAGTATATCGAGGCTCTGATCGGCCTGTTGAAAAACAAAAAAAGCGAATAACGCGGAGGCAGGTTATGCGGTTGAACGTAGTGCTGAGATATATGGGGTTGATGCTCCTGTTGAATGCGGGGTTCATGCTGTTGTCGGCGTGTATTTCGTTGTTCAACAATTTCGATACGGGTTTCTATCCGTTGCTGCTGAGTTTTCTGCTGACATCTGTGTTGGGTGTTTTCCCGCTGATTTTCGTACCGAAAGGCGAGCAGATCAGTACCAAGGAGGGTTATGGGATCGTGGTGGGATCGTGGTTGGCAGCCTGCATGGCCGGAATGATGCCTTATATGCTTTGGGGCGGTGAATTCAGCCTGATTAACGCCTGGTTCGAAAGCGTGTCGGGTTATACGACGACCGGTTCCACGATCCTGAACGATGTGGAAGCACTGCCCAACGGCATGATGTTCTGGCGTTCGGCTACACACTGGCTGGGCGGTGTGGGTGTCGTGATGTTCGCATTGGTCGTACTGCCGGCTTCGGGAGCACAGAACAAGATGAAACTTTCGCATATGGAGCTTTCATCGATGGCCAAGGATAATTACCGCTATAAGACCCAGAAGATTCTGCATATCCTGCTGGTCGTGTATGTCGGACTGACGTTCGTACAGACCGTGTTGTTGCGCATTGCCGGCATGGATTGGTTCGATGCGGTGAACAACTCCTTTTCGACGATCGCCACGGGCGGATTCAGTACGAAAAACCTCAGTATTGCCTACTATAACAACGTTTGGATCGAGATTATCATCACGCTTTTCATGGCAGTGTCCGGATTGCATTTCGGATTGATTTTCGCGACATTGACAGGGAAAGGAAATAATGTCTTCCGTTCGGAGGTGAGCCGTTATTACCTATTGTCATTGCTGGTAGGCGGGTTGGTGACGGCTTTTGCCCTGTGGGCCGATGATACCTACCCCACTTTCTTGATGTCATTGCGTTACGGATTGTTCCAGATCGTCTCGGTGGCGTCCACTACCGGGTTTGCAACGGCTGATTCTTCCGTCTGGCCCGGTTTGGCGATTATGATGATTATCCTGTTTTCGATGCAGTGCGCCTGTGCGGGTTCTACTGCGGGCGGGATCAAATGCGACCGCGTTTTATTGTCGTTTAAGGCGATCAAGGCGCAAATTTTGCAGCTCCAGCATCCCAATGCGATCATCCGGGTCAAAATGAACGGGATGATCCAGGACAACAATATTGTCAACCGGGCTGTTCTATTCATATTTTTTTATATCATGTTTGTGGTAGCCGGGGTAATTATCATTACTATGTTCGGGGTCGACCTGATGACCAGTTTCGGTGTTACAATTGCCAGTATGGGGAATGTCGGGCCGGGACTGGGTGAGGTCGGATCGCTGGATAATTACCATATGCTGCCCGCCGGGGTGAAATTTATTTGTACGGTACTGATGTTGCTGGGACGTCTGGAACTGTTCGGATTTATACAACTGTTTTTGATCAAATGGTGGAAATAACCTGGAATATGTCGAAGTGTAAACGAATTCTGCTGACCTTGGTTGTAGCCTTGCTCCCGATATGCGGTTGGGGGCAGGTATCGGCACGCGTAGCCGGGTTGGAGGGAAATTCTAAATATATGGCGTTGCTGTTGCAGGAAAAACAACTGCATCAGCGGGAGGATTCGGTGATGAACGTGATTTCCCAAACTCGTAAACTGTTCGCTGCGGCGACTGCCGAACGCGAGAAATACGGGCAGGAGATTTTGCGCCTGGAAGGAGAACTGTTCGATATTCGTAACCGGATCGGCGAAGTGGGCAACTCGATCAATGTCATCGAGCAAGAGTATGTGTTGGAGCATATGGATGCTCCGGCCCTTCCTGTGACGGCACCTCAGTCTCCTG
This window encodes:
- the mtaB gene encoding tRNA (N(6)-L-threonylcarbamoyladenosine(37)-C(2))-methylthiotransferase MtaB produces the protein MSPVKKVGFYTLGCKLNFSETSTIARAFEQGGFVRAVRGERADIYVINSCSVTEHADKKCRNIVRRLIKENPGAVVVVTGCYAQLKPQELAAIEGVDLVVGNNDKGTIFERVAALGAKRGATVHTCEAGELTGFFAAFSTGDRTRSFLKVQDGCDYHCSYCTIPLARGASRNLPVADLVREAEAIAAKGQREIVLTGINVGDFGRTTGESFVDLLRALDAVGGIDRYRISSIEPNLLTDEVIAFTAGSDKFQPHFHVPLQSGCDRILALMRRRYNTARFAERIGAVRAQIPGVFFGIDVIVGFPGETDEDFEVTCRFLEEIRPAFLHVFPYSVRPNTPAAEMDGKVAPDVAAHRVQRLGELSSRLYRSFCAAQQGREAKVLWESTRRGGDMFGFTENYIKVRTPFDRERINTITRVRLGALDADGVAQATILSE
- a CDS encoding MCP four helix bundle domain-containing protein — encoded protein: MGIRQKIRLGFFALGLLLFFSGLMSYFELNKLSNSTRNMLDASLKNMELSKEMLDAVQDQNTALLQIMVTGSAEYDSLLFAGRAKFDAAIREAKISIRDLRGLDSIYAANVQYTGVINNFFDNRAKTGRSDMNWFVGVYKTSYYDLTASIKNFMVSSQSVMDAKTAQLESNAYRAIMPGIIALAIAIIIIVMFSYFIDLYYVRPVLKITEGLHNYLNSKIPFKITMEGRDEVHKLKEYIEALIGLLKNKKSE
- a CDS encoding TrkH family potassium uptake protein, whose product is MRLNVVLRYMGLMLLLNAGFMLLSACISLFNNFDTGFYPLLLSFLLTSVLGVFPLIFVPKGEQISTKEGYGIVVGSWLAACMAGMMPYMLWGGEFSLINAWFESVSGYTTTGSTILNDVEALPNGMMFWRSATHWLGGVGVVMFALVVLPASGAQNKMKLSHMELSSMAKDNYRYKTQKILHILLVVYVGLTFVQTVLLRIAGMDWFDAVNNSFSTIATGGFSTKNLSIAYYNNVWIEIIITLFMAVSGLHFGLIFATLTGKGNNVFRSEVSRYYLLSLLVGGLVTAFALWADDTYPTFLMSLRYGLFQIVSVASTTGFATADSSVWPGLAIMMIILFSMQCACAGSTAGGIKCDRVLLSFKAIKAQILQLQHPNAIIRVKMNGMIQDNNIVNRAVLFIFFYIMFVVAGVIIITMFGVDLMTSFGVTIASMGNVGPGLGEVGSLDNYHMLPAGVKFICTVLMLLGRLELFGFIQLFLIKWWK
- a CDS encoding metal ABC transporter permease, producing MDFIGEIFQYKFLTHAALACLLCGVACGMIGTYVVCRRLVFLSGGITHASFGGIGMAYYFGANPLLGALLFAVLSALGIETFTARKQIREDSAIGLLWSLGMAIGIIFIYLTPGYAPNLMSFLFGNILSVTGTDIFWMGVVDLAILLIFGTMYHPILFVAFDREYARSQNFPTRTISYLMATLVAVTIVISIRVVGIVLLISLLTIPAVIGNLISKSFGRILLYGSVIAALSAFAGLYISYQTNIPSGASTIFVLTVTLIAVKTITFVRLKRRMKTR